The following is a genomic window from Rutidosis leptorrhynchoides isolate AG116_Rl617_1_P2 chromosome 8, CSIRO_AGI_Rlap_v1, whole genome shotgun sequence.
tcaggttcatacttggctacttgatacatgcttccgcattctttgattacttgattggagtcaaccgtgCATGCATGCGCTAGGGATAACACTTTTGGAtttaaacttttgtctacatacttacgctatttatagcaactgtgatttttaaactaattatgtcgcgagttctttcatttatattttataacttttgtaaactcagacttgttgtcgaacggttgtaaacttactttgcaagtcttgtacttttcaaatgaatgcgacataattttggtcaaacgagtctcatatagggactacgaccacgtaacgggacctcagttagcggcgccgtcaatgacgattttggtcgggtcgttacagtctcATGGTGGTCAACAGTTTTAAATCGACTCATGCGGGTCCTTGTACTAATTTGACAAAGAGGTGCATGCGGTGCGGAGTAATGGGTCATGATATTCAGGCCTGCTCATTTAAAGAAAATGTTTGCTGGAATTGTCACAAATCAGGGCACAGATCAGTTGATTGTCCATTCGCAAGGAAGATGAGTTCTGGGGTAGGGGCAGGAGTAAGGACAGCGACAGTCGGGGGATCTTCGGCTTCGTCAACTGGACAGAAGCGTAAGACTCCTCTAAGACCTGAAGCAAGAGCCTTCCAGATGTTGGTAGACGCAGCTACTACTGCTGACGATGCTATCACCGGTATGTTTTTGGTTAACTCTAcacctgctcgtgtattgtttgattgcgGAGCCAATCGTTCTTTTATGGCTACTAGATTCTGTGATAAGTTAAACTTGCATGTTTCTATGCTACCTGAATCGTCAGAAGTGGAAGTAGCCAGTGGTAAGACTGTTCCAGTCACAACATCTGTGTCTGGATTAAGTATAGAAATAGATGGGAGTGTATTTTCGGTGACTTGCTTAGTGATGCCCATACCTAGTTTTGATGTAGTTcttggtatgaattggttaagtcGCCATAAGGCAAGTATAAAttgtgataagaaaataatttattTTCCTTTGGCCGATGGGACATGTGCTGTGGCCCGAGGTGAACGGGGCGGGTTTAATCGTCCGTTAATTTCAATGATGAAAGCTATGAAATCGTTAGCCAAGGGATGTGATTCGTTTCTAGCGTATGTAATTGATACTAAGAAAGAGAAAAAGACGGTAGCTGATATTCCAGTAGTGCGCGACTtcccagaagtatttccagatgaattACTGGGTTTGTCGCCAGTTAGGGAAGTAGAATACAAAATTGACTTGATGCCAGGATCTACACCAGTGGCTAAAgctccttataggttagctccGTCCGAGATTCGCGACATGATGACGCAAATTCAAGATTTGCTAGATCGTGGGTTTATACAACCGAGTtcatcaccatggggtgctcctgtgttattcgtgaaaaagaaagatggtacgcttcgaatgtgtattgattatcgggaattgaacaaaagaaccgtgaagaataagtatcctcttccgaggatagatgatttattcgatcagcttcaaggagctTCGTTCTTTTCAAAAATAGATTTACGGTCCGGGTATCATcaagttcgtgttgctgaatccgaTATTCCGAAAACAACATTTCGTACTaggtacggtcactatgagtttttggTGATGCCGTT
Proteins encoded in this region:
- the LOC139863912 gene encoding uncharacterized protein; the protein is MGHDIQACSFKENVCWNCHKSGHRSVDCPFARKMSSGVGAGVRTATVGGSSASSTGQKRKTPLRPEARAFQMLVDAATTADDAITGMFLVNSTPARVLFDCGANRSFMATRFCDKLNLHVSMLPESSEVEVASGKTVPVTTSVSGLSIEIDGSVFSVTCLVMPIPSFDVVLGMNWLSRHKASINCDKKIIYFPLADGTCAVARGERGGFNRPLISMMKAMKSLAKGCDSFLAYVIDTKKEKKTVADIPVVRDFPEVFPDELLGLSPVREVEYKIDLMPGSTPVAKAPYRLAPSEIRDMMTQIQDLLDRGFIQPSSSPWGAPDFSKIAGPLTKLTRKDVSFQWGDEQEKAFQTLKQLLCQAPILALPEGTDDFMVYCDASYAGLGWGDEQEKAFQTLKQLLCQAPILALPEGTDDFMVYCDASYVGLGCVLMQREKVIAYASRQLKTHEKNYPVHDLEMAAVVFALKLWRHYLYVADALSRKGSIDNVKFMRIEIVSDLIE